The following coding sequences are from one Musa acuminata AAA Group cultivar baxijiao chromosome BXJ2-4, Cavendish_Baxijiao_AAA, whole genome shotgun sequence window:
- the LOC103981339 gene encoding high-affinity nitrate transporter 2.3-like, translating to MGDSGKSSLQVEPSDEQATRFKMPVDSEQKATEFWLFSFAAPHMQAFHLSWFSFFCCFVSTFAAPPLLPLIRDNLNLTTTDVGNAGIASVSGAVFARLAMGTACDLVGPRLASASLILLTTPAVYCTSVINSASSYLLVRFFTGFSLASFVSTQFWMSSMFSPPKVGVANGIAGGWGNLGGGATQLIMPLVYELIHHIGSTRFTAWRIAFFIPGLMQTLSAIAVLALGQDLPNGNYRKLEKAGDKHKDSFGKVFYHAVTNYRAWILALTYGYCFGVELTIDNIVAEYFYDKFNVNLRTAGMIAASFGLANIVSRPGGGFLSDWISTRYGMRGRLWSLWVVQSIGGVLCIVLGLMHNLSAAIAVMLLFSFFVQAACGFTFGVVPFVSRRSLGLISGMTGGGGNVGAVITQLIFFTGSRYSKETGITLMGVMILCCTLPISLIYFPQWGGMFCGPRADATAEDYYAAEWSDEEREKGYHSPSVKFAENSVREGGRRRRPSPTVPVEATPTHV from the exons ATGGGGGATTCAGGCAAGTCTTCGCTGCAGGTCGAGCCCTCGGACGAGCAGGCGACTCGGTTCAAGATGCCGGTGGACTCGGAGCAGAAGGCCACCGAGTTCTGGCTCTTCTCCTTCGCGGCGCCTCACATGCAGGCCTTCCACCTCTCCTGGTTCTCCTTCTTCTGCTGCTTCGTGTCCACCTTCGCGGCCCCACCCCTTCTGCCGCTGATCCGCGACAACCTCAACCTCACCACCACTGACGTCGGGAACGCCGGCATCGCGTCCGTGTCGGGGGCTGTCTTCGCCCGTCTCGCAATGGGCACCGCCTGTGACCTCGTTGGCCCCCGCCTCGCCTCTGCCTCCCTCATTCTGCTCACCACCCCCGCCGTCTACTGCACGTCCGTCATCAACTCCGCCTCCTCGTACCTCCTCGTTCGCTTCTTCACCGGCTTCTCCCTCGCCTCCTTCGTCTCCACCCAGTTCTGGATGAGCTCCATGTTCTCCCCTCCCAAGGTGGGCGTCGCCAACGGGATCGCCGGTGGCTGGGGCAACCTCGGCGGGGGCGCCACCCAGCTCATCATGCCCCTCGTCTACGAGCTCATCCACCACATTGGCAGCACCAGGTTCACCGCTTGGCGCATCGCCTTCTTCATCCCGGGCCTAATGCAGACGCTCTCGGCGATCGCCGTCTTGGCCCTGGGCCAGGACCTGCCCAACGGCAACTACCGGAAGCTGGAGAAGGCCGGCGACAAGCACAAGGACAGCTTCGGCAAGGTGTTCTACCACGCCGTCACCAACTACAGGGCGTGGATCCTGGCGTTGACCTACGGGTACTGCTTCGGGGTGGAGCTGACCATCGACAACATCGTCGCCGAGTACTTCTACGACAAGTTCAACGTCAACCTCCGGACCGCTGGGATGATCGCCGCCAGCTTCGGGCTGGCCAACATCGTCTCGCGGCCAGGCGGCGGCTTCCTCTCGGACTGGATCTCGACGCGATACGGAATGCGAGGGAGGCTGTGGAGCCTGTGGGTGGTGCAGAGCATCGGCGGAGTCCTGTGCATCGTACTGGGCCTCATGCACAACCTCAGCGCCGCCATTGCCGTCATGCTCCTATTCTCCTTCTTCGTTCAAGCCGCATGCGGGTTTACCTTCGGTGTCGTTCCCTTCGTCTCCAGAAG GTCGCTGGGACTGATATCAGGGATGACGGGCGGGGGCGGAAACGTGGGGGCCGTCATCACGCAGCTAATCTTCTTCACGGGCAGTCGATACTCCAAGGAAACAGGGATCACTCTCATGGGCGTCATGATCCTCTGCTGCACGCTTCCCATATCGCTCATCTACTTCCCGCAGTGGGGCGGGATGTTCTGCGGCCCGAGAGCAGACGCCACGGCCGAGGACTACTACGCAGCCGAATGGAGCGACGAAGAGAGGGAGAAAGGGTACCACTCGCCGAGCGTGAAGTTTGCAGAGAACAGCGTCAGGGAAGGAGGCAGAAGACGGCGCCCGTCGCCCACCGTTCCTGTGGAAGCAACCCCTACCCATGTTTGA
- the LOC135609944 gene encoding myb-related protein Hv33-like, with protein MGRHSCCLKQKIRKGLWSPEEDEKLYDHIIRCGVSCWSSVPKLAGLERCGKSCRLRWINYLRPDLKRGNFSQQEEETIIRLHEIMGNRWSQIASQLPGRTDNEIKNYWNSCLKKKLRQRGIDPSSHKPLSEIAAQEEGTRTHCSNTGAAFEQLQLHPVFDTFPLIEIQTCLDSVETNVSIYGQFHQTFEPVGQDECLVNSELCDHGSALDNIGHGDSSINSSNWNCNIGSEMKSVFGDEDLNWVSQSKVETPAHMQMNEEKTHEHKFNPWQEKNTYPIPVRSLSHDLSETCFSVSRDALESEFNVDFC; from the exons ATGGGGCGGCATTCTTGCTGTCTCAAGCAGAAGATAAGGAAAGGCTTGTGGTCTCCTGAAGAAGATGAGAAGCTCTATGATCACATCATCAGATGTGGTGTTAGCTGTTGGAGCTCAGTGCCAAAATTAGCAG GACTGGAACGCTGTGGGAAGAGTTGTCGACTCAGGTGGATCAATTACCTGCGGCCGGACCTTAAAAGAGGCAACTTCTCTCAGCAAGAAGAGGAAACGATTATAAGGCTACACGAGATCATGGGTAACAG GTGGTCACAAATTGCATCACAATTGCCAGGAAGAACAGACAATGAGATCAAAAACTACTGGAACTCATGTCTCAAGAAGAAACTCCGGCAGCGGGGAATCGATCCAAGCAGCCACAAGCCACTGAGTGAGATAGCAGCACAAGAAGAAGGGACCAGAACACATTGCTCTAATACTGGTGCTGCTTTTGAGCAGTTGCAGTTGCATCCAGTCTTTGACACCTTCCCACTGATTGAAATCCAGACGTGTTTGGATTCAGTAGAGACTAATGTAAGCATCTACGGTCAATTCCATCAGACTTTTGAACCAGTAGGGCAGGATGAGTGCTTAGTCAACTCGGAGTTATGTGATCATGGCAGTGCCTTGGATAATATCGGTCACGGGGACAGTTCAATCAACAGCAGTAACTGGAACTGCAACATAGGATCTGAGATGAAAAGTGTGTTTGGAGATGAAGACTTGAACTGGGTATCTCAGAGTAAGGTGGAAACACCAGCTCATATGCAGATGAATGAGGAGAAGACTCATGAACACAAGTTTAATCCTTGGCAAGAGAAAAATACCTACCCAATTCCAGTGAGGTCACTGTCTCATGATCTCTCAGAGACCTGCTTCAGTGTCTCTCGAGATGCATTGGAAAGTGAATtcaatgtggatttctgctag
- the LOC135609946 gene encoding peroxidase 72-like produces MALSISFLMLLTALALSPLCFAFPHGDPFLFPQFYDRSCPKAHEIVKSIVAKAVAKEARMAASLLRLHFHDCFVKGCDASILLDSSKTIVSEKMSVPNRNSVRGFEVIDEIKSALEKACPHTVSCADILALAARDSTVLVGGPYWEVPLGRRDSLGASIQGSNNHIPAPNNTLQTIITKFKLKGLDLVDLVALSGSHTIGQSRCTSFRQRLYNQTGNGLADFTLDPAYAASLRSRCPRSGGDQNLFPLDLVSPTKFDNHYFKNLVAKKGLLSSDEILFTNSPATKKLVELYAANGELFFQHFARSMVKMGNIAPLTGSMGEIRKNCRKVNHA; encoded by the exons ATGGCTCTTTCAATCAGCTTCCTTATGCTTCTCACAGCCCTCGCTCTTTCTCCTCTTTGCTTCGCCTTCCCTCACGGTGATCCGTTCCTCTTCCCACAGTTCTACGACCGCTCATGCCCCAAAGCTCATGAGATCGTGAAGTCCATCGTAGCAAAAGCTGTAGCTAAGGAAGCACGGATGGCTGCTTCCCTGCTTCGTCTCCACTTCCACGACTGCTTCGTTAAG GGTTGCGACGCATCGATTCTGCTGGACAGCAGCAAGACGATCGTGAGCGAGAAGATGTCCGTCCCCAATCGGAACTCTGTGAGGGGGTTCGAGGTCATCGATGAGATCAAGTCTGCGCTGGAGAAGGCATGCCCTCACACTGTGTCCTGCGCCGACATATTAGCTCTTGCTGCCCGAGACTCCACTGTCCTG GTTGGTGGCCCTTACTGGGAGGTTCCACTAGGAAGGAGGGACTCACTGGGAGCAAGCATACAGGGTTCGAATAACCACATCCCTGCTCCCAACAACACTCTGCAGACCATCATCACCAAGTTCaagctcaagggactcgacctcgTCGATCTCGTTGCACTCTCCG GTAGCCACACGATCGGGCAGTCGCGGTGCACCAGTTTCCGGCAGAGGCTGTACAACCAGACCGGGAACGGACTCGCCGACTTCACCCTTGATCCGGCGTACGCGGCTAGTCTGAGGAGCCGCTGCCCACGCTCCGGCGGTGACCAGAACCTCTTCCCCTTGGATCTCGTGAGCCCGACCAAGTTCGACAACCATTACTTCAAAAACCTGGTGGCCAAGAAGGGCCTCCTCAGCTCCGACGAGATCCTCTTCACCAACAGCCCCGCGACGAAGAAGCTGGTGGAGCTTTACGCGGCCAACGGCGAGCTCTTCTTCCAGCACTTTGCGAGGTCCATGGTGAAGATGGGCAACATCGCCCCTCTCACGGGGAGCATGGGAGAGATCAGGAAGAACTGCAGGAAGGTTAACCACGCATGA